Proteins co-encoded in one Garra rufa chromosome 21, GarRuf1.0, whole genome shotgun sequence genomic window:
- the gdf7 gene encoding growth/differentiation factor 6-A, which translates to MTPKKTAAPFLWFSFCFGNVLEAVVLGSVQYPSDNGLHSHLDARGPAEASASSRNDSTSVHVPSYMISLYRTLSELDRRGSNGSQTRSRRFANTVTSFMDLGQDEPSLKLHQQYTFDLSGLSRLDELMEVELRVLRRPPPDVLSLLSSGGNLYRLLLHTCSLPGSSNQPLLLTSRTIDLLDTASPMWDVFDVGASVKTHLKLHRSVEGSRPLCFSISAVSDSNNEVVHPSMLGLNHEDKQTHERALLVTFTRARRKENLFREIREKIKAMKSRKFPNPATEHGIKGHPRHRRRRRTALSGRSGLGPATGGGGGGGKGGGRRRTRCSRKPLHVNFKELGWDDWIIAPLDYEAYHCEGLCDFPLRSHLEPTNHAIIQTLMNSMDPESTPPSCCVPSKLSPISILYIDSGNNVVYKQYEDMVVESCGCR; encoded by the exons ATGACTCCCAAGAAGACTGCCGCTCCCTTCCTATGGTTTTCTTTTTGCTTTGGGAATGTTCTTGAGGCAGTGGTGCTGGGATCGGTGCAGTACCCCTCTGATAACGGGCTCCACTCACATCTGGATGCGCGCGGTCCTGCAGAAGCCAGTGCGAGCTCTCGGAACGACTCCACATCTGTTCATGTTCCGTCTTACATGATCTCTCTGTACAGGACTCTATCGGAACTGGACCGACGGGGAAGCAACGGCAGCCAGACGCGCTCCAGGAGATTTGCCAATACAGTCACCAGCTTCATGGACCTGGGACAAG ATGAGCCATCGCTAAAGCTCCACCAGCAGTACACATTCGACCTGTCCGGTCTCTCACGACTGGATGAACTAATGGAGGTGGAGCTGCGGGTTCTGAGAAGGCCGCCGCCTGATGTCTTAAGTTTACTCTCCAGCGGTGGGAACCTGTACAGACTACTCCTTCACACCTGCTCCCTCCCGGGATCCTCCAACCAACCTCTGCTCCTCACTTCCAGGACCATTGATCTTCTAGACACCGCTTCGCCCATGTGGGATGTGTTTGACGTTGGTGCGAGCGTGAAGACCCACCTCAAGTTGCATAGGAGCGTGGAAGGCAGCAGGCCATTGTGCTTCAGCATATCCGCcgtttctgattcaaataacgagGTTGTGCATCCCAGCATGCTGGGTCTAAACCACGAGGACAAGCAGACACACGAAAGAGCCTTACTGGTGACCTTCACCCGAGCTCGGAGAAAGGAGAACCTCTTTAGGGAAATCCGTGAGAAGATAAAGGCAATGAAAAGTCGTAAATTTCCTAATCCTGCAACGGAGCATGGTATTAAAGGTCATCCGAGACATCGGCGGAGGAGGCGTACTGCACTTTCAGGCCGTTCTGGTCTAGGACCCGCAACAGGAGGCGGCGGCGGCGGAGGAAAGGGTGGTGGCAGACGGAGAACACGCTGCAGCCGAAAACCGCTTCATGTTAACTTCAAAGAACTGGGTTGGGATGACTGGATTATTGCGCCGCTAGATTACGAAGCTTATCATTGCGAGGGTTTGTGTGACTTCCCCTTGCGCTCACACCTGGAACCAACCAACCACGCCATCATCCAGACTCTCATGAACTCCATGGACCCGGAGTCCACCCCTCCCAGCTGTTGCGTCCCTTCCAAACTCAGTCCCATCAGCATTCTCTACATTGACTCTGGGAATAACGTAGTTTATAAACAGTACGAGGACATGGTGGTGGAGAGTTGTGGGTGCAGGTAG